GGAGATGAGCCTGGAGTTCAAAGAGCTCGGAGAAGTCAATCAGGTCTTTGAGGGCTCAATCTTTGAGTTCGTGGATATGGGATCGAGGTTAGGGGGCGAAAAGGGGTATGTTTGAAGATTGGATCAGGGCCGGGTCTGGGCAGAAGCTCCTTTCTGCTGTAATCCTGGCGGCGTTATCAATAGCTTCGGCTCAGGGTGCCGCCATCACCGTCGGCCCCGAGGGGTGCGACTATGGCAGCATCCAGGGGGCGGTAGAGGCAGCAGATCCGGGGGACACCATCACCGTCGAGGGCGGGACGTATAAGGAGAACGTCATCGTCGACAAAAGCCTCGTCCTCCGGGGGAAGGGGTCAGGGGAAGGAAGGCCGGTAATCGACGGAAATGGGGTAGGTAGCGCCGTACTCCTCGCCGCCGACCGGATCACCCTGGAGGGTTTCATCGTCAAAAACGCCGGCTTCGGCAAGGCGGGGATCGAGGTGAAGTCCGATAAGAACTTCATAAGAAATAACCTCGTCACTGCCAACCGATGGTACGGGATATCCCTATCTGATTCCCAAGAGAACGTCATAACCGGAAATGTCGTCAGCAGCAATAAGTACGGGATCTGGATCTCCTCGGGGTCTAGCAGCAGCACGATAGCCCAAAACCAGCTCGAGAAGAACGCCAACGGCAACGCTGTAGACGCCGGAAGAAATGGCTGGGAGGGGAACGCCTACGACGACCTGGAGGAGGGGGAGACGAGATACAGGATAGCCGGAGGATCGAACGTCGACGAGAGCCCCAAGCCTCTAGCACCAGGATCGGGGAACGATGAGCCCAAGACCTCGACGATAACGGTGACCATCACCATACCGACTCCAGTCATTACCTCCTAGAACTCGGCGGGACCGAAAAGAACCCTCCTAGCCTAAGATCAAATACCCCTCCCCGATGCCGGGGCCCGCACACCTTTTTATACTCCCCCTGACAAGAGCTTCGACCCTGAGCTGGAGATGATACGAAGGATGCTTACTGTGATCTTTCTCGGGACGGCGGGCTCGCTGCCCACCCCCGAGAGGAGCCCATCGGCGGTCCTGATCAACCGGGAGGGGGAGCTCCTCCTCTTCGACTGTGGAGAGGGGACCCAGCGGCAGATGATGCGGGCGAAGACGGGGATGATGAGCCTCGACACCATCTTCATAACCCACCATCATGCTGACCACATCCTGGGAATACCGGGGCTCTTGGAGACGATGGCCTTCCAGGGTAGACGAGATCCCGTCACCATTGCAGGCCCCCCCCGGACCTCTGAGGTGGTGGAGCTCTTCGGCCGACTCTGCTACTACTCTCGGAAGTTTCCCGTCAGGGCCCTGGAGCTGGAGCCGGGGGACGTGCTGAGGAGGGACGGCTACGAGATCGAGGCCGTCAGGACGAGCCACAGCATCCCCAGCCTCGGCTACTGCCTCCGGGAGGATACGAGGCCCGGGAGGTTCAACCGGGAGAGGGCATCCGCCCTGGGGATACCCCCCGGACCTCTCTTCGGGAGGCTTCAGCGGGGCGGGGCGGTGGAGGTGGGGGGGAGGACGGTGCGACCCGAGGAGGTGATGGGCCCTCCAAGGCCCGGAAGGAAGATAGTCTACACCGGTGACACCCGGCCCACCCCGGAGGTGGAGGAGGCGAGCAGGGGGGCGGACCTCCTCATCCACGACGGCTC
The sequence above is drawn from the Methanothrix harundinacea 6Ac genome and encodes:
- a CDS encoding right-handed parallel beta-helix repeat-containing protein, whose translation is MFEDWIRAGSGQKLLSAVILAALSIASAQGAAITVGPEGCDYGSIQGAVEAADPGDTITVEGGTYKENVIVDKSLVLRGKGSGEGRPVIDGNGVGSAVLLAADRITLEGFIVKNAGFGKAGIEVKSDKNFIRNNLVTANRWYGISLSDSQENVITGNVVSSNKYGIWISSGSSSSTIAQNQLEKNANGNAVDAGRNGWEGNAYDDLEEGETRYRIAGGSNVDESPKPLAPGSGNDEPKTSTITVTITIPTPVITS
- the rnz gene encoding ribonuclease Z: MLTVIFLGTAGSLPTPERSPSAVLINREGELLLFDCGEGTQRQMMRAKTGMMSLDTIFITHHHADHILGIPGLLETMAFQGRRDPVTIAGPPRTSEVVELFGRLCYYSRKFPVRALELEPGDVLRRDGYEIEAVRTSHSIPSLGYCLREDTRPGRFNRERASALGIPPGPLFGRLQRGGAVEVGGRTVRPEEVMGPPRPGRKIVYTGDTRPTPEVEEASRGADLLIHDGSLDDGMADWAAETMHTTAGEAARLAERAGARRLVLTHISSRYSDDVGPLLADARKHFPSVQIAEDLLKIEVKLRDL